A single region of the Rhodococcus sp. W8901 genome encodes:
- a CDS encoding linear amide C-N hydrolase, whose product MCTRVIWPDAAGAVLVGRNMDYHRDTGTNLWSLPRGIKRDDGVGGSLSWAAEYGSVVAGAFDMMTVDGMNEAGLAGHVLWLAESEYGTHDKSRPALSMAIWLQYFLDNFATVADAAAWITESDVQVVPLGDPATGEVPAVHLALDDATGDSAIIEYVDGKATVWHDRAYRVMTNSPTYDKQIELLEEIDGFGGTRPLPGTTLATDRFARAAYYVGRLPEPKTEVEAVAGMFSVIRNAAQPFRIPDPDKPYASQTIWQTVADLTNKRFVFDSTTRPNIVWVDLDKLDFGVGAPAGKLDLMSDTALEGGLAGNVTGRFAETAPMQFLTLPS is encoded by the coding sequence ATGTGCACCAGGGTGATCTGGCCGGACGCCGCAGGGGCTGTGCTCGTCGGGCGAAATATGGACTATCACCGAGATACCGGAACGAACCTGTGGTCGCTTCCCCGGGGAATCAAACGTGATGACGGCGTCGGTGGTTCACTCAGCTGGGCCGCCGAATACGGCAGTGTCGTGGCCGGTGCGTTCGACATGATGACGGTGGACGGCATGAACGAGGCGGGGCTGGCGGGGCACGTCCTGTGGCTCGCGGAGTCCGAGTACGGCACCCATGACAAGTCGCGGCCGGCTCTGAGCATGGCGATCTGGCTTCAGTACTTCCTGGACAACTTCGCCACGGTGGCGGACGCCGCCGCGTGGATCACCGAGTCCGACGTTCAGGTTGTACCGCTCGGGGACCCGGCGACCGGCGAGGTGCCCGCGGTACACCTCGCGCTGGATGATGCGACCGGAGATTCGGCGATCATCGAGTACGTCGACGGCAAGGCCACCGTCTGGCACGACCGCGCCTATCGCGTGATGACCAATTCGCCGACCTACGACAAGCAGATCGAACTGCTCGAGGAGATCGACGGGTTCGGTGGGACCAGGCCCCTGCCCGGGACCACGCTCGCGACCGACCGGTTCGCCCGCGCCGCGTACTACGTGGGCCGGTTGCCCGAGCCCAAGACCGAGGTCGAGGCGGTCGCGGGAATGTTCAGCGTCATCCGCAATGCCGCCCAGCCTTTCCGCATCCCCGATCCCGACAAGCCGTATGCGTCGCAGACGATTTGGCAGACGGTTGCCGACCTGACCAACAAGCGGTTCGTCTTCGACTCGACGACACGGCCCAACATCGTGTGGGTGGACCTGGACAAGCTGGATTTCGGGGTGGGCGCGCCGGCGGGCAAGCTTGACCTGATGAGCGATACGGCGCTCGAGGGCGGACTCGCCGGCAACGTCACCGGCCGCTTCGCGGAAACGGCCCCGATGCAGTTCCTGACTCTGCCGTCCTGA
- a CDS encoding MFS transporter, which yields MDTADQQPAVRVTTESADEALLRASWLPLILVCFTGLVSVFNASVLPMAISGVVEGLDTTISNVQLAIVAYGVFVAAFTVTGGKISGVLGAKNTQLLGLTVYIAGMLICLLARDVSALIAGEAVAGLGGALLVPNALAILGQAYSGTQRTVAVSILAGSTGIGAALALLVGGFLVQTWGWRAPFLLLLVVIAGTIVIASRVVLPRTPFRGSIDKASIALSAVGVLLLVAAINQIGAWGLLLAAESAPVSVLGLSPVLAFLLLGVLVLHVFAARQHSLVDGGRTALLDPQVFGSGLNRACLIGLVAVNLLMAGVSYLLPLYTQMVLGKTPVGSALMLVPISLAALVSAAATPVLMRLFACRWLLTGAHVLAAAAVMLLALTISNQWSGVWTGVSEVCLGLGIGVGLSAGSALLMETSPQSLSGEIGSARGMANFLGLCTGTAVAGAVLMSVLAQSASGRVADDPDLRSDSRIEVTTSSVSFVANDDLRGRLAGLDLTSAQLDRAVEINVDSRLVALRASLFVLGLAVLLPLVTFRQLPTRREQ from the coding sequence ATGGACACCGCTGATCAGCAGCCTGCCGTTCGTGTGACAACCGAGAGCGCGGACGAGGCGCTGCTGCGAGCGAGCTGGTTGCCGCTGATTCTCGTGTGTTTCACTGGTCTCGTCTCGGTGTTCAACGCGTCGGTGCTACCCATGGCGATCAGCGGCGTGGTCGAGGGCCTGGACACCACGATCTCGAACGTGCAGTTGGCGATCGTCGCGTACGGGGTGTTCGTTGCCGCCTTCACGGTCACGGGCGGCAAGATCAGCGGAGTCCTCGGTGCCAAGAACACCCAGCTGCTCGGCTTGACCGTCTACATCGCAGGCATGCTGATCTGTCTCCTGGCCCGGGATGTCTCGGCGCTGATCGCGGGCGAAGCGGTCGCGGGACTCGGTGGCGCGCTGCTCGTTCCCAACGCGCTGGCGATTCTCGGTCAGGCCTACTCCGGCACACAGCGCACCGTCGCTGTGTCGATCCTGGCGGGCAGCACGGGTATCGGTGCTGCGCTCGCGCTGTTGGTCGGTGGATTCCTCGTGCAGACCTGGGGCTGGCGGGCGCCCTTCCTCCTTCTGCTCGTTGTCATCGCGGGGACCATCGTCATCGCTTCCCGGGTGGTTCTGCCCCGGACTCCCTTCCGGGGCTCCATCGACAAGGCGAGTATCGCGCTGTCGGCGGTCGGTGTGCTCTTGTTGGTCGCGGCGATCAACCAGATCGGCGCATGGGGACTTCTCCTGGCCGCCGAGTCGGCGCCGGTGAGTGTGCTCGGCCTGTCGCCCGTGCTGGCATTTTTGCTGCTCGGCGTGCTGGTGCTGCATGTGTTCGCCGCGCGGCAGCATTCGCTCGTCGACGGTGGCAGGACGGCCCTGCTCGACCCCCAGGTGTTCGGGTCGGGGCTCAACCGTGCCTGCCTGATTGGTCTGGTCGCGGTGAACCTGCTGATGGCCGGCGTGAGTTACCTGTTGCCGTTGTACACCCAGATGGTATTGGGCAAGACGCCCGTGGGTTCGGCACTGATGCTGGTGCCGATCTCCCTCGCCGCGCTCGTCTCGGCGGCTGCGACACCGGTTCTGATGCGATTGTTCGCGTGCCGCTGGCTGTTGACCGGTGCCCATGTGCTCGCTGCCGCAGCCGTGATGCTGCTGGCACTGACCATTTCGAATCAGTGGTCGGGTGTGTGGACCGGGGTCAGCGAGGTGTGCCTGGGTCTCGGTATCGGAGTCGGACTGAGTGCGGGAAGTGCACTGCTCATGGAGACCAGCCCGCAGTCGCTCTCCGGAGAGATCGGCAGTGCTCGGGGTATGGCGAACTTCCTCGGACTCTGCACCGGTACTGCCGTCGCGGGAGCCGTGCTGATGTCCGTGCTCGCCCAATCCGCCTCGGGCCGTGTCGCTGACGACCCGGATCTGCGGTCCGACAGCAGAATCGAAGTGACCACCAGTTCGGTCAGCTTCGTCGCGAACGATGACCTCCGCGGCCGTCTCGCCGGACTGGACTTGACCTCGGCACAGCTCGACCGCGCGGTGGAGATCAACGTCGATTCCAGACTGGTCGCGCTGCGCGCGAGCCTGTTCGTGCTCGGACTTGCGGTATTGCTGCCACTCGTGACGTTCCGCCAACTGCCCACTCGACGGGAACAGTGA
- a CDS encoding IS1380 family transposase — protein MAKSTSPYPHLSASATGTGVVSHAGTVLLLRTAEKTGLTTALSAALEPWRKPLATHDPGKIVLDLAVTLALGGDCLADIAQLRAHPQVFGPVASDPTVSRLVTALAADPGAALAAIGSARAAARRRAWAAAGDRTPDHRIDEKDPLVVDIDATLVTAHSEKESAAPTFKRGFGFHPLCAFVDHGDGGTGEPVAMLLRPGNAGSNTAADHVTVVKDALAQLPFDPGYRVGKKVLIRTDGAGGTHDFLDYLTKRRLAYSIGFGLTDTMTAAIDLIPKTVWTPAYDADGKVRDGAWVAELTGLIDLSTWPAGMRVIVRKERPHPGAQLRFTDHEGLRLTAFATNTTRGQLPDLELRHRRRARCEDRIRGAKDTGLQNLPLHGFDQNRIWLQIVQLAGELIAWTQLLAFDTETARRWEPKRLRLRLFHIAGRIVRHARRIHLKLAAHAPHVDLLVAAITRVTTPKTVT, from the coding sequence GTGGCCAAGTCTACGTCCCCGTACCCACACCTGTCCGCATCGGCCACCGGAACCGGCGTCGTGTCGCATGCCGGGACGGTCTTGTTGCTGCGTACCGCCGAGAAAACAGGCCTGACCACCGCCCTGTCGGCCGCGCTCGAGCCGTGGCGCAAGCCCCTCGCGACGCACGACCCGGGCAAGATCGTGTTGGATCTCGCGGTCACGCTCGCGCTCGGCGGTGACTGCCTGGCCGACATCGCGCAGTTGCGGGCGCACCCGCAGGTGTTCGGTCCGGTCGCCTCCGACCCGACCGTATCGAGGCTGGTCACCGCGCTGGCCGCGGACCCCGGCGCCGCACTCGCGGCGATCGGGAGTGCTCGCGCTGCGGCCCGACGCCGTGCATGGGCCGCGGCCGGAGACCGGACACCCGATCATCGGATCGACGAGAAGGATCCGCTGGTCGTCGACATCGATGCCACCCTGGTGACCGCGCACTCGGAGAAGGAATCCGCAGCCCCGACATTCAAGCGTGGCTTCGGGTTTCATCCGTTGTGCGCGTTCGTCGACCACGGTGATGGCGGGACCGGTGAGCCGGTGGCGATGCTCCTGCGGCCCGGAAATGCCGGCTCGAACACCGCTGCAGACCATGTGACCGTGGTCAAGGATGCGTTGGCGCAGTTGCCGTTCGATCCGGGCTACCGGGTCGGGAAGAAAGTGTTGATCCGCACCGATGGCGCCGGCGGCACGCACGACTTTCTCGACTACCTGACCAAGCGGCGGTTGGCGTACTCGATCGGGTTCGGGCTCACCGACACCATGACCGCGGCGATCGACCTGATCCCGAAGACCGTGTGGACGCCCGCCTACGACGCCGACGGGAAGGTCCGTGACGGCGCCTGGGTCGCCGAGCTCACCGGGCTGATCGACCTGTCTACCTGGCCCGCTGGGATGCGGGTCATCGTCCGCAAGGAGCGGCCGCACCCCGGCGCGCAACTGCGGTTCACCGACCACGAGGGTCTGCGGTTGACCGCGTTCGCCACCAACACCACCCGCGGCCAACTCCCGGATCTCGAGCTGCGGCACCGCCGCCGGGCCCGTTGCGAGGACCGGATCCGGGGCGCGAAAGACACTGGCCTGCAGAACCTTCCGCTACACGGGTTCGACCAGAACCGGATCTGGCTGCAGATCGTGCAACTCGCCGGCGAACTGATCGCCTGGACACAACTCCTCGCGTTCGACACCGAAACCGCCCGACGCTGGGAACCGAAACGACTCCGACTCCGGCTGTTCCACATCGCCGGCCGCATCGTCCGTCACGCCCGACGCATCCACCTCAAACTCGCCGCCCACGCACCCCACGTCGACCTGCTCGTCGCCGCGATCACACGCGTGACGACACCAAAAACAGTGACCTGA
- the mdlC gene encoding benzoylformate decarboxylase, with the protein MSTIRDVTFDLLRKLGITTVFGNPGSTEETFLKDLPSDFRYILALQEASAVAIADGYAQATRSPALVNVHTSAGISNAMSNIMTAAMNHTPLIVTAGNQTREMLLMEPWLTNVEPEMLTKPWAKWSYQPVRAEDVPAAFMRAYAMAMQPPAGPVFLSIPLDDWDRPAASTPVLRSVTTRIGPDPDRIEEFARRLSDAKNPVLIYGSSIARGDGWAQAVALAEKLGAPVWAAPSSERPPFPENHPKYRGGLPFAIGPLSERLAGHDIGIVIGAPVFRYYPYVPGEYLPEGMSLLHVTDDPAEAGKAPVGDSLLCDAVLALEGLLERVEERAPSGPVAVNPHRMAPHPAPLVAEAGEAGGTLTALEVFEAIRSVVPDGTVLMEESPSNIAELHTAWPIEKPDSFYTAASGSLGWNLPASVGICLAERDSGRNRPVVVMIGDGSFQYAIQALWTAAAHELPILYVVPRNEEYAILKAFAKLEETPGVPGLDIPSLDFVSLGEGYGCAGERAETVDEVQIAVKAALARSGPTVLEVPIAATVPPLL; encoded by the coding sequence ATGAGTACGATTCGCGACGTCACGTTCGATCTTCTGCGCAAACTCGGAATTACCACGGTATTCGGCAATCCAGGTTCGACCGAGGAGACATTCCTGAAGGATCTGCCCAGCGACTTCAGATACATCCTGGCGCTGCAGGAGGCTTCAGCAGTCGCCATAGCCGACGGCTACGCTCAGGCCACCCGCTCCCCCGCGCTGGTCAACGTGCACACATCGGCGGGCATTTCCAACGCGATGAGCAACATCATGACTGCGGCGATGAATCACACCCCGCTCATCGTGACCGCCGGAAACCAGACGCGAGAAATGCTCCTGATGGAGCCGTGGCTGACCAACGTCGAGCCCGAAATGCTGACGAAGCCCTGGGCCAAGTGGAGCTACCAACCGGTGCGCGCCGAGGACGTGCCCGCGGCGTTCATGCGTGCGTACGCGATGGCGATGCAGCCGCCGGCCGGTCCGGTCTTCCTCTCGATCCCGCTGGACGACTGGGACCGACCCGCGGCGAGCACCCCGGTGCTTCGCTCGGTGACGACGCGGATCGGACCGGACCCCGACCGAATCGAGGAGTTCGCCCGCCGGTTGTCCGACGCGAAGAACCCGGTGCTCATCTACGGCTCCTCGATCGCGCGCGGGGACGGCTGGGCACAGGCGGTGGCACTGGCGGAGAAGCTCGGTGCACCCGTGTGGGCGGCACCGTCCTCGGAGCGCCCGCCGTTCCCCGAGAACCACCCCAAGTACAGGGGCGGGCTGCCGTTCGCCATCGGCCCCCTGTCGGAACGACTGGCGGGCCACGACATCGGAATCGTCATCGGGGCACCGGTGTTCCGCTACTACCCGTACGTTCCGGGAGAGTATCTACCGGAGGGCATGTCACTCCTGCACGTCACCGACGACCCCGCCGAGGCAGGGAAGGCCCCGGTCGGCGACAGTCTGCTGTGCGATGCGGTCCTGGCCCTCGAGGGTTTGCTCGAGCGGGTCGAGGAACGGGCCCCGAGTGGCCCCGTCGCCGTGAATCCGCACCGCATGGCCCCGCATCCGGCGCCGCTTGTCGCCGAGGCGGGCGAGGCGGGCGGGACACTGACCGCGCTCGAGGTGTTCGAGGCGATCCGGTCCGTGGTGCCCGACGGCACCGTCCTGATGGAGGAGTCGCCGTCCAACATCGCGGAGTTGCACACCGCGTGGCCCATCGAGAAGCCCGACTCGTTCTACACCGCCGCGAGCGGCAGCCTCGGCTGGAATCTGCCGGCCAGTGTGGGTATCTGTCTCGCGGAACGTGATTCAGGCCGCAATCGCCCGGTGGTGGTGATGATAGGCGACGGATCGTTCCAGTACGCCATCCAGGCGTTGTGGACCGCCGCCGCCCACGAACTACCGATCCTCTACGTGGTTCCTCGGAACGAGGAGTACGCCATCCTCAAGGCGTTCGCCAAGCTGGAGGAGACGCCAGGAGTGCCGGGACTCGACATCCCGTCCCTCGACTTCGTCTCCCTCGGAGAGGGATACGGATGCGCAGGCGAACGAGCGGAGACCGTGGACGAGGTGCAGATCGCGGTGAAGGCCGCGCTCGCACGCTCCGGCCCCACCGTTCTGGAGGTTCCGATCGCAGCAACGGTCCCGCCACTGCTGTAG
- a CDS encoding DMT family transporter codes for MSRGPGAAVNAGSRSLGTGAWAAGLASAAAYGLTPVVAVLAYHDGVSPSVLVTLRGVCGSVVLLLIAAGTGRLRGISRRPAAALLFLCGPLFGVQILAYFAAVQATGAQVALALVHIYPLFVLLLVWLARRQRVNVWTVALCVPMLCGIGLVAGGGAASSSITVIGVGAALLSASGYAVYLVLGEEWGRSVGVVNAALLVTVGATITTGIVAVATSQSFAVPQGVWHVAVVQGLLLNPVGIGCAFYAMRRLGSVAMSMIGLLEPIFGIVSAALVLGERLDPVQWLGVGFILSLGGLLPWTMSDRRRRPVASSGAVHAHQEVDRAGVVDGHESQ; via the coding sequence ATGAGCCGAGGCCCAGGCGCCGCCGTGAACGCCGGATCGCGTTCGCTAGGGACAGGCGCCTGGGCCGCCGGGCTCGCGTCCGCCGCGGCGTACGGTCTGACTCCCGTGGTCGCGGTCCTCGCGTACCACGACGGAGTCTCGCCGTCCGTCCTCGTCACCCTACGGGGAGTGTGCGGTTCCGTGGTGCTGCTGTTGATCGCTGCCGGAACCGGCCGCCTTCGGGGCATCAGCCGGCGACCGGCAGCGGCGCTGCTCTTCCTGTGCGGTCCACTCTTCGGAGTCCAGATCCTGGCCTACTTCGCGGCGGTGCAAGCCACCGGCGCCCAGGTGGCGCTGGCGCTGGTCCACATCTACCCGTTGTTCGTGCTGCTGCTGGTGTGGCTGGCCCGCCGACAACGCGTCAACGTGTGGACGGTGGCGCTGTGTGTGCCGATGCTCTGCGGGATCGGCCTCGTCGCCGGTGGCGGTGCAGCGTCGTCCTCGATCACGGTGATCGGTGTCGGCGCGGCATTGCTCAGCGCCTCCGGATACGCGGTGTATCTGGTCCTGGGCGAAGAATGGGGACGATCGGTCGGAGTTGTCAACGCGGCACTGCTCGTCACCGTCGGAGCGACGATCACAACCGGAATCGTCGCTGTGGCGACGAGCCAGAGTTTCGCCGTGCCACAGGGTGTATGGCACGTCGCTGTCGTGCAGGGGCTACTGCTCAATCCGGTCGGAATCGGTTGCGCGTTCTACGCGATGCGGCGTCTGGGATCGGTGGCGATGAGCATGATCGGTCTTCTCGAACCGATCTTCGGCATCGTCAGCGCGGCCCTTGTTCTCGGCGAACGCCTCGACCCGGTTCAGTGGCTCGGCGTCGGCTTCATCCTCTCGCTCGGCGGCCTGCTGCCGTGGACGATGTCGGATCGGCGCCGACGCCCAGTCGCATCGTCAGGCGCGGTCCATGCTCACCAGGAAGTCGACCGTGCCGGCGTCGTCGATGGTCACGAATCCCAGTGA
- a CDS encoding acyl-CoA dehydrogenase family protein gives MTSTQFDPWPLTVEQRETVKLCRDFAEKEIRPRGREVDEADVVTPVDIFAKAAQVGITDFMIAEEFGGGGMTDVFTQCLVQEELCWGDPGIGNLVCSNGFFSDPLMALGTAEQKEKWLRPLTGTNPLMTALATTEPGSGSDAASIITTAARVDGGYRINGQKAWISNAGAADQYVVFAKTDRNERSKGVTAFLLTKDTPGFTWGEPMKKMGQRAIVCRELFFDDVFVPEENRLGDEGQGFYGLMETFDISRIVLGAAAVGAARAAYEYALEYARTRKQFGKPIIEHQAVAFRLADMATRIEASRLMVHHAARSIDAGVNTTGLAAMAKLTASETAMFVTHAAVQTLGGWGYSREYPVEQWMRDVKLEEIEEGTSDIMRLIISRKL, from the coding sequence ATGACCAGCACCCAGTTCGATCCGTGGCCGCTCACCGTCGAGCAGCGCGAGACCGTCAAGCTCTGCCGTGATTTCGCCGAGAAGGAGATCCGCCCGCGCGGCCGCGAGGTCGACGAGGCCGACGTGGTCACGCCCGTCGACATCTTCGCCAAGGCCGCCCAGGTCGGCATCACCGACTTCATGATCGCCGAGGAGTTCGGTGGCGGCGGCATGACCGACGTGTTCACGCAGTGCCTGGTGCAGGAGGAGCTCTGCTGGGGCGACCCCGGCATCGGAAACCTGGTGTGCTCCAACGGCTTCTTCTCCGACCCCCTGATGGCACTCGGCACCGCCGAGCAGAAGGAGAAGTGGCTGCGGCCGCTCACCGGCACCAATCCGCTGATGACGGCGCTGGCCACCACCGAGCCCGGCTCGGGCTCGGACGCCGCGTCGATCATCACCACCGCCGCCCGCGTGGACGGCGGGTACCGGATCAACGGCCAGAAGGCGTGGATCTCCAATGCGGGCGCTGCCGACCAGTACGTGGTGTTCGCCAAGACCGATCGCAACGAACGGTCCAAGGGCGTCACCGCATTCCTGCTCACCAAGGACACGCCCGGCTTCACATGGGGTGAACCGATGAAGAAGATGGGGCAGCGTGCGATCGTCTGCCGCGAGCTGTTCTTCGACGATGTGTTCGTCCCCGAGGAGAACCGGCTCGGCGACGAGGGCCAGGGCTTCTACGGTCTCATGGAGACCTTCGACATCTCACGAATCGTCCTCGGTGCGGCCGCCGTGGGAGCTGCCCGCGCCGCCTACGAGTACGCGCTCGAGTACGCCCGCACCCGCAAGCAGTTCGGCAAGCCGATCATTGAGCACCAGGCCGTCGCATTCCGACTGGCGGACATGGCAACCCGGATCGAGGCGTCACGGCTCATGGTCCATCACGCCGCGCGCTCGATCGACGCGGGCGTGAACACCACCGGGCTGGCAGCGATGGCCAAGCTGACCGCGTCCGAGACCGCAATGTTCGTGACCCACGCCGCCGTCCAGACCCTCGGCGGCTGGGGCTACTCGCGCGAGTACCCGGTCGAGCAGTGGATGCGGGATGTCAAGCTCGAGGAGATCGAGGAAGGCACCTCCGACATCATGCGGCTCATCATTTCCCGGAAGCTCTGA
- a CDS encoding aldehyde dehydrogenase family protein → MTTSWMRDAVLIDNEWRRCPTVSDVYNPATEEVVGSAATASIADVDAAVRSARNAGKDWGRTDTGTRADLLDALHAQLVSGRDRLVAATVAEVGAPVTVAEASHVDLAIEIIASFADIARRMPAHDTIGNSTILRRPAGVVGCITPWNYPLYQLAAKVGAALAAGCTTVVKPAELTPLSTYLFCDALLEAGMPSGVVNLVPGRGSVVGAAIVEHPGVDVVSFTGSTTVGRQVGRVAGEQLKRACLELGGKSASVVLDDADLSSAVVGSVEAAMLNSGQTCSAWTRLLVPRQRYAEAVEMAAAHSEAMTVGDPLDRNTQLGPVVSGQQRAAIADSVERALARGARLAAGGTQTISDRGHYLRPTVLADVDRADPIAREEIFGPVLVVLPHDGDDDAIETANDSEYGLAGAVWSADRDRALAVAGRMDTGQVDVNGADFNPLAPFGGWKNSGLGRELGRVGIDEYTELTAVQL, encoded by the coding sequence GTGACGACATCGTGGATGCGTGACGCGGTCCTGATCGACAACGAGTGGCGCCGCTGCCCGACCGTCTCCGACGTGTACAACCCGGCGACGGAGGAGGTCGTCGGCAGCGCCGCGACAGCATCGATCGCCGATGTCGATGCGGCGGTGCGGTCCGCACGGAACGCGGGGAAGGACTGGGGCCGAACCGATACCGGCACCCGCGCCGACCTGTTGGACGCCCTCCATGCTCAGTTGGTCTCCGGGCGCGATCGACTCGTGGCCGCCACGGTCGCGGAGGTGGGCGCCCCGGTGACCGTCGCCGAGGCCTCGCACGTCGACCTGGCGATCGAGATCATCGCATCGTTCGCCGACATCGCCCGACGGATGCCGGCACACGACACGATCGGCAACTCGACCATCCTACGGCGCCCGGCCGGGGTGGTCGGCTGCATCACGCCCTGGAACTACCCTCTGTACCAACTGGCGGCGAAGGTCGGCGCGGCGCTGGCCGCCGGGTGCACCACGGTCGTCAAGCCTGCCGAGCTCACCCCGCTCTCGACGTACCTGTTCTGCGACGCTCTACTCGAGGCCGGAATGCCTTCGGGTGTCGTCAATCTCGTTCCCGGGCGCGGATCGGTCGTCGGTGCCGCCATCGTCGAGCATCCCGGCGTGGACGTGGTCTCGTTCACCGGTTCGACGACGGTGGGCCGCCAGGTGGGGCGGGTGGCGGGTGAGCAACTCAAGCGTGCGTGCCTGGAACTGGGAGGCAAGTCGGCCAGCGTGGTCCTCGATGACGCCGACCTGTCGAGTGCGGTCGTCGGCTCGGTGGAAGCTGCGATGCTCAACAGCGGGCAGACGTGCAGCGCCTGGACCCGGCTGTTGGTTCCGCGGCAGCGGTACGCCGAGGCCGTCGAGATGGCGGCGGCCCATTCCGAGGCGATGACCGTGGGCGACCCGCTCGATCGCAACACCCAACTGGGGCCGGTGGTCTCCGGTCAGCAGCGGGCCGCGATTGCGGACTCGGTCGAGCGCGCACTCGCCCGTGGCGCTCGATTAGCTGCCGGTGGCACTCAGACGATTTCGGACCGCGGACACTACCTTCGCCCCACGGTCCTGGCCGACGTCGACCGGGCGGACCCGATTGCCCGGGAGGAGATCTTCGGCCCGGTGCTCGTGGTCCTTCCCCACGACGGCGACGACGACGCGATCGAAACGGCCAACGACAGCGAGTACGGACTTGCCGGCGCAGTCTGGTCGGCGGACCGCGATCGCGCGCTGGCGGTGGCCGGTCGCATGGACACCGGTCAGGTCGACGTCAACGGTGCCGATTTCAATCCGCTGGCCCCCTTCGGCGGTTGGAAGAACTCCGGCCTCGGTCGAGAGTTGGGCCGCGTCGGCATCGACGAATACACCGAACTGACGGCTGTCCAACTCTGA
- a CDS encoding thiamine pyrophosphate-binding protein gives MQSTVRTGGQALVDALARHGVDVVFGIPGTHNLSIYAALAESGIEHVSPRHEQGAGYGADGYARVSGRPGVCITTTGPAILNAAAAAAQAYSDSVPVLFVAPGLPLGHPSNGNGYLHEVRDQFRAMDSVVGHAQRVTSVAEIPLAVAQCFAAMATGRPRPAYLEIPLDLLDESAPVIPVAPVSPSIITPAPSLLDEAQALLGRSEQPLLIVGGGAAGAASEVRALAELLGAPVITTANGKGTLEESHPLALGAGLQHPSVAKLVADSDLVIAVGTELAPSDWWWGPIADTTLIRIDVDPTSVSTNARPTVAIVGDAAKSLAALTAAYTGAPRDGAARAQLWRERLQADARDEGARYVRLCRSLDAVLDDTAVLAADSAMACYYGALSNLPLHRPRSFLYPTGLGTLGYGLPAAIGAKVGAPERQVVAMLGDGGVMFTIAELAAAAEARLPIPVVIVDNGGYGEIRNEMVDRDDRVHAVDLGTPDFPALARALGCYGVAVGSSEEVGPAVAAALTADRPTLIHVREEEVEQ, from the coding sequence ATGCAGAGCACAGTTCGCACCGGCGGGCAGGCGCTCGTCGACGCCCTGGCTCGACACGGCGTCGACGTGGTGTTCGGGATTCCGGGCACGCACAATCTGTCGATCTACGCCGCTCTCGCCGAGTCCGGCATCGAACACGTCTCACCGCGTCACGAGCAGGGCGCGGGATACGGTGCCGACGGGTACGCCCGCGTCAGCGGTCGCCCCGGGGTCTGTATCACGACAACCGGTCCCGCCATCCTGAATGCGGCAGCTGCTGCGGCGCAAGCATACTCGGATTCGGTGCCGGTCCTGTTCGTCGCGCCCGGCCTGCCGCTCGGTCACCCGAGCAACGGCAACGGCTACCTGCACGAGGTCCGGGACCAGTTTCGGGCGATGGACTCCGTCGTCGGTCACGCACAACGCGTCACGAGCGTCGCGGAAATCCCTCTCGCCGTTGCGCAGTGCTTCGCCGCCATGGCAACCGGACGTCCGCGTCCCGCATACCTCGAGATTCCTCTCGATCTGCTCGACGAAAGCGCCCCCGTGATTCCCGTCGCGCCGGTGAGCCCCTCCATCATCACACCGGCACCATCGCTCCTGGACGAGGCTCAGGCATTGCTGGGCCGATCCGAGCAGCCACTGTTGATCGTCGGTGGCGGTGCAGCAGGGGCCGCCTCCGAGGTTCGTGCGCTAGCCGAACTGCTGGGCGCACCGGTGATCACGACCGCGAACGGAAAAGGCACACTGGAGGAATCGCATCCGCTCGCCCTCGGTGCGGGACTGCAGCACCCGTCGGTCGCGAAACTGGTCGCCGACAGCGACCTGGTGATTGCGGTGGGCACCGAGCTCGCTCCCTCGGACTGGTGGTGGGGGCCTATCGCCGACACCACGCTGATCCGGATCGATGTCGACCCCACCTCGGTCTCGACCAATGCGCGGCCCACCGTTGCCATCGTCGGCGACGCCGCGAAATCCCTCGCTGCGTTGACCGCCGCGTACACGGGAGCTCCGCGGGACGGTGCCGCGAGAGCACAACTGTGGCGCGAGCGACTGCAGGCGGATGCGCGCGACGAGGGGGCTCGCTACGTGCGGCTGTGTAGGTCGCTCGATGCGGTGCTCGACGACACCGCCGTGCTGGCCGCCGACAGTGCAATGGCCTGTTACTACGGAGCGCTGTCGAACCTTCCGCTGCACCGGCCGCGGTCCTTCCTCTACCCCACCGGGCTCGGCACCCTCGGCTACGGCCTGCCCGCGGCGATCGGAGCGAAAGTCGGTGCACCGGAGCGGCAGGTGGTTGCGATGCTGGGTGACGGCGGGGTGATGTTCACGATCGCCGAGCTCGCCGCGGCGGCCGAGGCCCGGCTGCCGATCCCCGTGGTGATCGTCGACAACGGCGGCTATGGGGAGATCCGCAACGAGATGGTCGACCGCGACGACCGGGTCCACGCCGTCGACCTCGGCACCCCCGACTTCCCCGCGCTGGCTCGCGCTCTCGGCTGCTACGGGGTAGCTGTCGGATCCTCGGAGGAAGTTGGTCCCGCGGTCGCGGCCGCCCTCACTGCGGACCGTCCGACCCTGATCCATGTGCGCGAGGAAGAGGTGGAGCAGTGA